A single genomic interval of Lathyrus oleraceus cultivar Zhongwan6 chromosome 7, CAAS_Psat_ZW6_1.0, whole genome shotgun sequence harbors:
- the LOC127105516 gene encoding phosphatidylinositol 4-phosphate 5-kinase 2 isoform X1: protein MQDTLLTLPHQQHININFHSKNHTAVTDKSLPNGDIYTGALSGNTPHGTGKYLWSDGCMYEGEWRKGKASGKGKFSWPSGATYEGEFKSGRMEGFGSFIGVDGDVYRGTWFADRKNGFGEKRYGNGDVYEGWWRCNLQDGEGRYVWKNGNEYVGEWKNGAIWGKGVLVWANGNRYEGFWENGVPKGNGVFTWCGEGFGNEEKQCEMMMARKRSSVDGSKGVGFPRICIWELDGEAGDITCEIVDNVEASVFYKDGSESENSGESCGGVLDKSPCWSLDGDVKKPGQIVSKGHKSYDLMISLQLGIRYTVGKYAPVVRELRVADFDPKEKFWTRLPLEGSKFAPQHQPMDFRWKDYCPMVFRHLRELFAIDPVDYTLAICGSDSLREMSSPGKSGSIFYLTQDDRFIIKTVKKSEVKVLTRMLPSYYQHVCKYKNTLVTAFLGAHCIKPVGGQKIRFIVMGNVFCSEYRIHKRFDLKGSSHGRITDKPREEIDETTTLKDLDLNFVFRLEQSWFQELKWQLDRDCEFLEAEGIMDYSLLIGLHFRDDHSVDETESSPRDTLSAGKRDMHDDDTHIPRGPLIRLGMNMPARAARMCSGKSNNSTPSENTSEISDVILYFGIIDILQDYDISKRIEHAYKSLQVDPTSISAVDPKLYSKRFRDFIHRIFVEDT from the exons ATGCAAGACACTCTTCTCACTCTTCCACACCAACAACACATTAACATCAACTTTCACTCCAAAAACCACACTGCCGTTACAGATAAGTCTCTCCCTAACGGTGACATCTACACCGGAGCTTTATCAGGAAACACACCTCACGGCACCGGGAAATACCTCTGGTCGGACGGGTGTATGTACGAAGGTGAGTGGAGAAAAGGAAAAGCCTCCGGTAAAGGAAAATTCTCGTGGCCGTCGGGAGCTACCTACGAAGGTGAGTTCAAATCAGGTCGAATGGAAGGGTTCGGCTCATTCATTGGAGTCGACGGGGATGTTTACCGAGGGACCTGGTTTGCTGACCGGAAAAATGGATTCGGTGAGAAGCGTTACGGTAATGGTGACGTCTATGAGGGATGGTGGAGGTGCAACTTGCAAGACGGGGAAGGAAGGTACGTTTGGAAAAACGGGAATGAATACGTTGGAGAGTGGAAGAATGGTGCTATATGGGGTAAAGGTGTTTTGGTTTGGGCTAATGGGAACCGTTATGAAGGGTTTTGGGAAAACGGTGTTCCCAAGGGGAATGGAGTTTTTACTTGGTGTGGTGAAGGTTTTGGGAATGAAGAGAAACAGTGTGAGATGATGATGGCGAGGAAGAGATCCTCGGTGGATGGTTCAAAGGGTGTTGGTTTTCCGAGGATTTGTATTTGGGAGCTTGATGGTGAAGCTGGTGATATCACTTGTGAAATTGTTGATAACGTGGAGGCTTCTGTGTTTTACAAAGATGGTAGTGAATCTGAAAACAGTGGAGAAAGTTGCGGTGGTGTGTTGGACAAGAGTCCTTGTTGGTCTCTTGATGGTGATGTTAAGAAGCCTGGTCAAATTGTGTCTAAGGGGCATAAGAGTTATGATCTTATGATCAGTCTCCAATTGGGGATCAG ATATACTGTTGGCAAGTATGCTCCTGTTGTGAGAGAACTTAGAGTAGCAGATTTTGATCCTAAGGAGAAGTTCTGGACTAGATTGCCACTAGAAGGATCCAAGTTTGCACCTCAACATCAACCAATGGACTTCAGGTGGAAAGACTATTGCCCCATGGTGTTCAG ACATCTAAGGGAATTATTTGCCATAGATCCTGTGGATTACACACTTGCTATTTGTGGAAGTGACTCACTCAGAGAGATGTCTTCTCCTGGAAAAAGTGGAAGCATCTTTTACCTCACTCAAGATGACCGTTTCATAATCAAGACTGTGAAGAAATCTGAAGTCAAG GTGCTTACCAGAATGCTTCCAAGTTACTATCAACATGTTTGTAAGTACAAGAACACTTTGGTTACGGCATTTTTAGGGGCACATTGTATCAAACCTGTTGGAGGTCAAAAG ATTCGGTTTATTGTGATGGGAAATGTGTTTTGTTCGGAGTATCGAATTCATAAAAGGTTTGATCTCAAAGGTTCTTCTCATGGTCGAATCACGGATAAACCTCGGGAGGAGATTGATGAGACTACCACTCTCAAAGACCTTGATCTTAATTTTGTCTTTCGCCTAGAACAGTCTTGGTTTCAAGAGCTAAAATG GCAACTTGATAGAGACTGTGAGTTTCTGGAAGCGGAAGGAATCATGGATTATAGTCTTTTGATTGGCCTTCATTTCCGCGATGACCACTCAGTTGATGAAACGGAAAGTTCACCGCGTGATACACTGTCAG CAGGCAAGAGAGATATGCATGATGATGATACGCACATACCCCG CGGTCCTCTAATCCGGCTAGGAATGAACATGCCTGCCAGAGCTGCGAGAATGTGTAGCGGAAAAAGCAACAATTCTACTCCTTCAGAGAATACTAGTGAGATCTCTGATGTAATCCTTTACTTTGGTATCATTGACATTCTTCAAGACTATGATATTAGCAAAAGAATAGAACATGCGTACAAGTCACTACAAGTTGATCCTACTTCCATCTCAGCCGTTGATCCTAAACTATACTCCAAAAGGTTTAGAGATTTCATACACAGAATCTTTGTTGAGGACACATGA
- the LOC127105516 gene encoding phosphatidylinositol 4-phosphate 5-kinase 2 isoform X2 — MQDTLLTLPHQQHININFHSKNHTAVTDKSLPNGDIYTGALSGNTPHGTGKYLWSDGCMYEGEWRKGKASGKGKFSWPSGATYEGEFKSGRMEGFGSFIGVDGDVYRGTWFADRKNGFGEKRYGNGDVYEGWWRCNLQDGEGRYVWKNGNEYVGEWKNGAIWGKGVLVWANGNRYEGFWENGVPKGNGVFTWCGEGFGNEEKQCEMMMARKRSSVDGSKGVGFPRICIWELDGEAGDITCEIVDNVEASVFYKDGSESENSGESCGGVLDKSPCWSLDGDVKKPGQIVSKGHKSYDLMISLQLGIRYTVGKYAPVVRELRVADFDPKEKFWTRLPLEGSKFAPQHQPMDFRWKDYCPMVFRHLRELFAIDPVDYTLAICGSDSLREMSSPGKSGSIFYLTQDDRFIIKTVKKSEVKVLTRMLPSYYQHVCKYKNTLVTAFLGAHCIKPVGGQKIRFIVMGNVFCSEYRIHKRFDLKGSSHGRITDKPREEIDETTTLKDLDLNFVFRLEQSWFQELKWQLDRDCEFLEAEGIMDYSLLIGLHFRDDHSVDETESSPRDTLSGKRDMHDDDTHIPRGPLIRLGMNMPARAARMCSGKSNNSTPSENTSEISDVILYFGIIDILQDYDISKRIEHAYKSLQVDPTSISAVDPKLYSKRFRDFIHRIFVEDT, encoded by the exons ATGCAAGACACTCTTCTCACTCTTCCACACCAACAACACATTAACATCAACTTTCACTCCAAAAACCACACTGCCGTTACAGATAAGTCTCTCCCTAACGGTGACATCTACACCGGAGCTTTATCAGGAAACACACCTCACGGCACCGGGAAATACCTCTGGTCGGACGGGTGTATGTACGAAGGTGAGTGGAGAAAAGGAAAAGCCTCCGGTAAAGGAAAATTCTCGTGGCCGTCGGGAGCTACCTACGAAGGTGAGTTCAAATCAGGTCGAATGGAAGGGTTCGGCTCATTCATTGGAGTCGACGGGGATGTTTACCGAGGGACCTGGTTTGCTGACCGGAAAAATGGATTCGGTGAGAAGCGTTACGGTAATGGTGACGTCTATGAGGGATGGTGGAGGTGCAACTTGCAAGACGGGGAAGGAAGGTACGTTTGGAAAAACGGGAATGAATACGTTGGAGAGTGGAAGAATGGTGCTATATGGGGTAAAGGTGTTTTGGTTTGGGCTAATGGGAACCGTTATGAAGGGTTTTGGGAAAACGGTGTTCCCAAGGGGAATGGAGTTTTTACTTGGTGTGGTGAAGGTTTTGGGAATGAAGAGAAACAGTGTGAGATGATGATGGCGAGGAAGAGATCCTCGGTGGATGGTTCAAAGGGTGTTGGTTTTCCGAGGATTTGTATTTGGGAGCTTGATGGTGAAGCTGGTGATATCACTTGTGAAATTGTTGATAACGTGGAGGCTTCTGTGTTTTACAAAGATGGTAGTGAATCTGAAAACAGTGGAGAAAGTTGCGGTGGTGTGTTGGACAAGAGTCCTTGTTGGTCTCTTGATGGTGATGTTAAGAAGCCTGGTCAAATTGTGTCTAAGGGGCATAAGAGTTATGATCTTATGATCAGTCTCCAATTGGGGATCAG ATATACTGTTGGCAAGTATGCTCCTGTTGTGAGAGAACTTAGAGTAGCAGATTTTGATCCTAAGGAGAAGTTCTGGACTAGATTGCCACTAGAAGGATCCAAGTTTGCACCTCAACATCAACCAATGGACTTCAGGTGGAAAGACTATTGCCCCATGGTGTTCAG ACATCTAAGGGAATTATTTGCCATAGATCCTGTGGATTACACACTTGCTATTTGTGGAAGTGACTCACTCAGAGAGATGTCTTCTCCTGGAAAAAGTGGAAGCATCTTTTACCTCACTCAAGATGACCGTTTCATAATCAAGACTGTGAAGAAATCTGAAGTCAAG GTGCTTACCAGAATGCTTCCAAGTTACTATCAACATGTTTGTAAGTACAAGAACACTTTGGTTACGGCATTTTTAGGGGCACATTGTATCAAACCTGTTGGAGGTCAAAAG ATTCGGTTTATTGTGATGGGAAATGTGTTTTGTTCGGAGTATCGAATTCATAAAAGGTTTGATCTCAAAGGTTCTTCTCATGGTCGAATCACGGATAAACCTCGGGAGGAGATTGATGAGACTACCACTCTCAAAGACCTTGATCTTAATTTTGTCTTTCGCCTAGAACAGTCTTGGTTTCAAGAGCTAAAATG GCAACTTGATAGAGACTGTGAGTTTCTGGAAGCGGAAGGAATCATGGATTATAGTCTTTTGATTGGCCTTCATTTCCGCGATGACCACTCAGTTGATGAAACGGAAAGTTCACCGCGTGATACACTGTCAG GCAAGAGAGATATGCATGATGATGATACGCACATACCCCG CGGTCCTCTAATCCGGCTAGGAATGAACATGCCTGCCAGAGCTGCGAGAATGTGTAGCGGAAAAAGCAACAATTCTACTCCTTCAGAGAATACTAGTGAGATCTCTGATGTAATCCTTTACTTTGGTATCATTGACATTCTTCAAGACTATGATATTAGCAAAAGAATAGAACATGCGTACAAGTCACTACAAGTTGATCCTACTTCCATCTCAGCCGTTGATCCTAAACTATACTCCAAAAGGTTTAGAGATTTCATACACAGAATCTTTGTTGAGGACACATGA